The following is a genomic window from Geitlerinema sp. PCC 9228.
ACCAGCTGCGCCGCCGCCATCGCCCCTTGATAGTCTCCCAACTGCGCCCTTGCTTGTGCTATCTCCCAAATCGTAAGCCCCCAACGGGTAATCGCATCGCTGGCATCGTCAGCAAATGGATGGTCTGCAGGGAGGTTGCGCGCGCTGGCAATCGCCCGGCTAAACTGAGAAGCCTGCACGGCAGCAATAGACTCCAAAGCCGGTACGTCAGGAACAGCATTATCCTTACCTACTTCCGGCGATGTTTCTGGGGCAGGCGTTTCTCCATCGGTGGCTTGCATGCCCACCGCTGTCGACGAAGGTTCCGGGGCTGTTGGTTGCCCGTGTTGGGCATCCTTGTCTTCACTGTTGGTGGGGGCGGTGGGGGTAGCTGGGGCGTTGTTTTCCTCCGTTGGGGTTGCTGTTGTCGGAGTCGCTGCCTCGGATTCGCCCCGGTTACTGGCTGGGGAAACCGCTGCCGGTTCTTGGCGCAGGGTGTATCCCAACAACATCCCCAACAACAAAGCGACCGCTGCTATCCCCGCCACTAAGAAATAATGGGTCACCGTTGCCGGCAACAACCAACGGGAAGATTTCTCTGGCGATCGCGACGGGTCAACTGATAAAGTTTCCTGGGAAGCTATTTTGCCGTTGCTTCCGTTGGTATCCGTTCCCCGTTCGGGGAAAAACAGGGGGACCCCGCCATTGACCACTCCCTGGGCAGGCAAATCGCGAAAAACTGGCTGTTGCAGGGCAACTGATGGTGCCACCAAAATAGGGTCTTGGGGAGGCACGTTGTGGTGGTTGGTCAGCGATCGCATGCGATCGCGCAGGTACGCATACAACTGAGAAAGGGAAATATCGGGATCTTGGGCATAGGCTTCCAGCAGCGCCTGGGTGAAAAATCCGTGTTCTAGGGCTGAGGTTTCCCGGGCAAACTGATTGGGCTTGCTCGATAGCAGCGTCGGTACTCCCAACTGGCGGGCTACCTTCATGGTATCGATGCCCACCAGGTGACCGGAACCAATGCTGGGGGCGCGGTTCATATCCAAAATCACCAAAACCCGATGCCCGGCGATCGCTTTTAAAGCTCCTAGTAAAGCGGGAACAGGAATGCCTGTGGCGCTGATGCGATAGGGATCGCCATCGATGGGCATTAGATAATCCCGGCGATCGCTGGTGGCACCGTAGCCACTAAAAAAAAACCAAACGCGGCGGAAAGATTGGTGTTGTTGCTGGCACAAGTAGTTCAACCAATGTAACAGGTGACTGCGATTGGGATAGGTGGATTCTCCCGCCAGGGGGACCGACGTATCGGAAAATAGCCAGCAGTTCTGTGGGT
Proteins encoded in this region:
- a CDS encoding caspase family protein, translated to MSQYPQNTTEQLQAEIPVSDGKQSGVSTAIAIGINQYQFFQPLRYAEADARAVRECLAQRGVNHPQNCWLFSDTSVPLAGESTYPNRSHLLHWLNYLCQQQHQSFRRVWFFFSGYGATSDRRDYLMPIDGDPYRISATGIPVPALLGALKAIAGHRVLVILDMNRAPSIGSGHLVGIDTMKVARQLGVPTLLSSKPNQFARETSALEHGFFTQALLEAYAQDPDISLSQLYAYLRDRMRSLTNHHNVPPQDPILVAPSVALQQPVFRDLPAQGVVNGGVPLFFPERGTDTNGSNGKIASQETLSVDPSRSPEKSSRWLLPATVTHYFLVAGIAAVALLLGMLLGYTLRQEPAAVSPASNRGESEAATPTTATPTEENNAPATPTAPTNSEDKDAQHGQPTAPEPSSTAVGMQATDGETPAPETSPEVGKDNAVPDVPALESIAAVQASQFSRAIASARNLPADHPFADDASDAITRWGLTIWEIAQARAQLGDYQGAMAAAQLVPRDREQLQQQVQTSLPQWQDRYEKQQENQEIMAAAQKIPRNGQASSYIRAINKLRAIESGEPYYDQAQQLQQRWSQAIWEIASDRAEKENYQSAIQAAVLVPEEADNYETVQKAIASWREKS